Genomic DNA from Brassica rapa cultivar Chiifu-401-42 chromosome A04, CAAS_Brap_v3.01, whole genome shotgun sequence:
AAATCATCACACTGAAGTCGCCAattcctttttttcttcttattgttCGATATTCAGGAGTGCCTTAGAAATCTTAGAAACAGAATTAAAGGTTCAACAGATCAAGAACCACAAAGTCCAGTTGTAGAGGATCAAGTGGTTAGTATTTTCACTCTCTAATTTACCCGGTCGGTTCACTACTGACTCACGATGTAAATATGTAGGATCCATATAATATGTGGTCTTACATCTTAATTGCTATCATTGATATCTCTACAGGTCAAGATGAATCATATGGTAACTTCATTGGCAAAGACCTTTAAATCTCCACTAGTTGACACCATTCAATCTATTCTTCAACACCAGCAAGTAAGTTACATCAACATAAACTTATTGATATCTGGTACTTTTGTTCTCAAGTCTTAGTATATTTTACAACATGCATATGCAAATCTTTTTTCTTGTTTGCCATTGTGTTCTAAAGTATAgttcatatattttgaaaacaaatactAAGTTTTGGATAACAAAAATGAAGTCACAAAAAACTTAAGACCCATGCTGGTTTATTTCGCGTATGGTTAAGTATACTGAATCTGAATGTTAGTAGTGGACTGTAATCACATTGCTTCTATTGAAAACTTGCAGATCGTAGTCTGCTCTGCTGCAAAGGCCtttagagaaagaaaaaaggaCAGAAGCATTGCACTATTGCTGAGAATAATATTTATTGAATGAACAATAGACACAAACACATATAACTTAAGACATTGTACATAATATTTTCGTCTCTGTGTTTGACACTTTGATGCAATTAAATAAGTTATACTTGGAAATATGTAAATCTTCGATGATCACTCCAGCTGGAATTGTAGAGTTCAATAACATTGTACGGTGCTAAACGACCAGGTATTAACTTCTACAAAGAATACTCGATCTTCTTCTTCGAAGTGATAACAGTTTTAGAACAACTCTCATGTTTGTGTTTGATCACACTTTAAGAAGTACTTCGACCCAGAGTAGCTAGCTCTACTGATAAAGATTTTGTTTTAAGGTAGAGGTGTTAGGTTTGAGTTTCAGTAGTTGAGCGAAGAGGACTTAGCAACCGGCTTTTGTCCCTGGCCCAAGAAGTTATGTGCTATTTTAGGATTCAAACCATAACttcttgaattaaaaaaaaaatattttagtacaCTATCTCATTCTAAGATGTTAGAAAGGTCTTGGGTTTACAGAAAACTGCAGAAACCGAGGAAGCTAGAACAAAAAAGCTTATCCTTTCATCCAGTTTGAAATGTATGGGATGGTAAGAGAACTTTACTTTGGTTGATAATTGGCTGGAATTAGGTAAGCTTCTATTTTGGCTTAGCTTTGATGATTTAACAAGTTCTTGAACTCTGTGATTgatgtattttattttcgttTGAAACAAAAAGTTGAAGGCTTTGTATgtcgatcttttttttttttgaaggcaATTTGTATGTAGATCTTCTGAAGAAGGATTTGGTCTCTGCGATGGTTCTACAGAAGTTGAAACTCTTCCATCAGTAACATACATGTTCAAAAAAGTAGCCTTCTTTTGGTTGTGAGATACTGATGAGATACCCATTCTAAGATGTAGGCTATTATCAAGCCCACTcacattttaaaaatgttagtaAATTTTGGTTTCTCTGAACAATCAAGTTACAGATTCTGATGATGAATATATTGATTCCGGTCTTTGTATCCAATCGCGTTtggtttgactttttttttttttattgaaaggGTTTGGTTTGTCAAGAAAGGTTATGATCGCTTACACTAAGTTGGCCCAgcgaaattttaaaaagaaaaagttggTCCAGCGAATTGCAGTGAATAAAGTATCTTGAGTTAggcatcccctatatattatttgaaaagcattacaactttttttttgtagccacatgtcatcactaaaatgattcttaaaatccttagaaaaataggttggtccatctaaatatataataaactttttattaaactaaccataaatatattattaatgtgcttcattatttccataaataaaattacagaattacctaatatagctaaattatatatgacaattaatggctttgaataataaagatttgataaaagtaagtgtatcttatattatatttgtttaattttaaactattaaaataaattaaacaatcatagtaaccatttaataaaaattaaaaaaaaatctttatatgttgtattttgaattttttaaaaagagtataaattactaaaaccattaaaagtttcacattcaaattttgtgatctatggtttaaactttttgttatgacatgatacaaataattaaaaaatcatataagttgaaagtctcatttaataagtattaaaaataaaaaatatataaaaatagatatgtatatatatatatatatattaaattaaattatatgtcatataagaaaataaataaatatcttaattttgaaatttacttttaacaatttttttgataaaaatttgaaaaatattgacaaattaatttttaaaaatattataaataacataaattattaatcccacaatgaaaattttgttattagtaatttaaattttttactataacaaatacaaatgataaaaaaaacatgagcaaaaaccatcatttaataaatattaatattaaaatatactatatatatatataagttactatcatttaaatttaattatatatttttttgtacataACTATTCTTTCTTCTGatgattaataaatttaacatttcatcaaaaaaaataaatttaattatataccatatcaaatagaaaaaaaaattcttttggattaataaaatttatttatatgttcgcaccagcttaattatataggtaatagttactgactttttaattattcaatatatatttattatttcataataggttagaaacatataatatataaaataatttatatatataatgttcatctcgcgcaaggcgcgggtctttaACCTAGTTGTCTATTAATTTGAAAGATACCGAACGATCTATATGGTGAAAGATACCGAACGATCCATGACTTCGATATTTTCGTTATACTTAAACGAAACATTATAAGgacttatttttataattataaaattggTAAAAGAAAAACGACATTGGATCTGCCATAACCATACATCCTATCAGGCTATGAGGTATGCCGTGGATCACATATCTAAAACCAATGAAAATACTTATGCATAGACACAACTACCATAACTAGGGTTTGTAGTAGTCAACATGGCACTGTTTGGGAAAAAGAACTTGCACGCGTAGTCGGTGCGTTCATGGGTTGCGTAATATGCGTTCATCACGTAAGACGCATGGCCTAATGGAGTGTTAGGGTTGTAACAGGCTCCACCTTCTAGGATTGGTCTGCAATCAACTCCATTAGCGCATGCAAACCCGAGATTTTCTTCTAGCTGCTTTTCTTTCGACGTCGGAGAGGCCACGCACCATTGTGTGGAGCTTGCCAATGGAAGGTGGTGAATCATGATGGAAGATACGAGGATAACAATGAGCGTCGAAAACGGTGACATCTTTGCAATCTCTTCAATATGATATTCAAAGAGATGTTGTAGATATTGATCTATGAGAGTAGTATGGGCTatgtctttatatatatatatatacagaaccgaatctataaatataatattcccaaaaagaaaataatgtttAATGTTAAGATATCAACCCCATTCAATTAAAATGATTTGAATACAGAAAATCTCCGAACATTCTCTTCGTCGCGTCTGTTATTATTTCTTGGAAATTGGaaattttctacaaaaaaatgaaaaatatatagaagAAAATCGAAGAGAGTTTGAATAAACATTTGAAATTTATGTGTATGAtagtcaaaatattttaaatgtttattcaAACTCTCTtcgatttttttctaaatattctccattttttgtaaaaagttCCAATTTCCAAGAAATAATAACAGACGCGACTGAGAATGTTTAGAGATTTTCTGTATTCAAATCATCTAAATTGAATGGGGTTGAAACATTAAATCACTAGAtagtcaaaatattttaaatacggTAGAAAAAGATCTTTCTATAAGTAGAAAATATCACAGAAACTTTGAAGGTTGGTGAAAACACCTCTTCGTAATCGAGAAAGCCAAAAACCAATTTGTCATGAAAGTACATGGccagcatttttttttttactgaacaAGTCAACGTTAGCGTACGTATCTTTATACTTCTGGATATTTTCTATCACTTTTTAATCTTTGAAGAAAAACCCAAGTCGACTTTTAATAACTGACACATACTCAAGCCTGACACTCTCCTCAAATAAATAGCAAGCATAAGATATTGATTATCCTCATAGAAAAACTAGAGTTTATCTTCTGAAAGATCATGAAGCATGCTAATGATTTGGTTAATAAGAAGGTAATCAAAAGAAATGGATTTGACAATTTGATGAAACTCTTGGAAGCTTAGTAAGAGCATTGGTGATTCTCAGGTAGTGATTGTTAACATTGTTTTCTTCTTGTTGATTCTCAGCTTGGACACCAACCCTGACAGTTTCAAGACATTTTAAATTTCCCAAGAAATGCTTCATCTGTTTCCGCTCTCCACTAGTTCCTCCATACCCTAAAATCTTT
This window encodes:
- the LOC103864995 gene encoding major pollen allergen Ole e 10, producing YLNIKHYFLFGNIIFIDSVLYIYIYKDIAHTTLIDQYLQHLFEYHIEEIAKMSPFSTLIVILVSSIMIHHLPLASSTQWCVASPTSKEKQLEENLGFACANGVDCRPILEGGACYNPNTPLGHASYVMNAYYATHERTDYACKFFFPNSAMLTTTNPSYGSCVYA